In Zingiber officinale cultivar Zhangliang chromosome 6A, Zo_v1.1, whole genome shotgun sequence, a single genomic region encodes these proteins:
- the LOC121997362 gene encoding S-adenosylmethionine decarboxylase proenzyme-like has protein sequence MESKGGKKSSSSSSLQYEAPLGYSIEDVRPHGGIKKFQSAAYSNCVRKPSYPAPLSAIGFEGFEKRLEITFSQASIFADPRGQGLRALSRAQIDSVLDLARCTIVSQLANEDFDSYVLSESSLFIYPYKIILKTCGTTKLLLSIPRILELAAELSLSLISAKYSRGAFIFPSAQPSPHRSFPEEVNILNGFFGSLKSGGNAYVITDPSMPNRKWHIYYATEKPETPMVTLEMCMTGLDNGRASIFYKDSVAASASEMTMLSGISQIIPEMEICDFDFEPCGYSMNGICGPALSTIHVTPEDGFSYASYEVMGINPQSSSYHDLVERVLTCFGPSEFSVAVTIFGGCGHASSWGKKVDICGYTSGEIMEQVLPDGGLLVYQTFSASPVSAVSPRSILHHWARDDQETEKDDEWFVMMKRGND, from the exons ATGGAGTCAAAAGGTGGGAAAAAGTCTAGTAGTAGTAGTTCGTTACAGTACGAAGCTCCCCTCGGCTACAGCATTGAAGACGTTCGACCACACGGAGGAATCAAGAAGTTCCAATCTGCTGCTTACTCCAAC TGCGTGAGGAAGCCATCCT ACCCTGCTCCACTCTCTGCAATTGGGTTCGAGGGGTTTGAGAAACGTTTAGAGATCACCTTCTCTCAGGCATCCATCTTTGCTGACCCTCGTGGTCAAGGACTGCGTGCCCTTTCTCGGGCACAGATTGACTCTGTTTTGGACTTGGCACGCTGCACCATTGTGTCTCAGTTGGCCAATGAGGATTTTGATTCCTATGTTCTGTCTGAGTCGAGCCTCTTCATCTACCCTTACAAGATCATTCTGAAGACTTGCGGGACTACTAAGCTCCTCCTTTCCATTCCTAGAATCCTTGAGCTTGCGGCAGAGCTTTCGCTCTCTCTTATTTCTGCAAAATACTCGCGGGGGGCCTTTATTTTCCCAAGTGCCCAGCCATCACCACATCGCAGCTTCCCTGAGGAAGTCAATATCTTGAATGGCTTCTTTGGCAGTCTGAAATCTGGTGGTAATGCATACGTGATTACTGATCCATCAATGCCAAACCGCAAATGGCACATCTACTATGCTACTGAGAAGCCAGAGACGCCTATGGTTACTTTGGAGATGTGTATGACTGGATTGGACAATGGCCGTGCATCAATTTTCTACAAGGATTCCGTTGCTGCATCTGCCAGTGAGATGACAATGCTCTCTGGGATCTCTCAGATCATCCCTGAGATGGAGATTTGCGACTTTGATTTTGAGCCATGCGGTTACTCTATGAATGGGATATGTGGCCCAGCTCTCTCTACAATTCATGTAACACCGGAGGATGGTTTCAGCTATGCAAGCTATGAAGTCATGGGCATCAATCCTCAGTCCTCATCATACCATGACTTGGTCGAGAGGGTCCTCACATGCTTTGGCCCCTCTGAGTTCTCAGTTGCTGTCACCATATTTGGAGGATGCGGGCATGCCTCTTCTTGGGGAAAGAAAGTCGACATATGTGGCTATACATCCGGTGAAATTATGGAGCAGGTGCTGCCAGATGGGGGATTACTTGTTTACCAGACATTTTCTGCTTCCCCAGTTTCTGCTGTCTCACCGAGGTCCATCCTGCATCACTGGGCGAGAGATGACCAGGAGACTGAAAAAGATGATGAATGGTTTGTGATGATGAAGAGAGGAAATGATTAG
- the LOC121997363 gene encoding uncharacterized protein LOC121997363 isoform X1: MEVGQFLEDEKGELASVVIINHDGREVTTKKPDLEDLLQSEKADDSRKSHAGIEEEMSGKSLNSSPTRMVVEDQISGRSNISSCIDKLQPENASNEGIPSSLELSTIHIVEVGIAQRCSKATNKDEASSKSSVPKSCTISLPDFSILSGEIRLDNFSIRELQEAFRATFGRQTSVKDKLWLKRRIAMGLTNSSHVPDTDFVIKDNKIVLNEEENRKLQPTQAGSGSSLDMHVINASPKKLETSMIGAISDEQVSAKRLKTPSSKDNSKDDYYQIEKFVVKRMRKPTKRYIEELSEHEDMECAVKSYSCSKNLERVYSPSKSSWAIGDVDFPNRIFSARYIPPAGFKFQVPFVLRARRCRPRKDFSVFMKYQSSGLCPTVEASTMTPVQEESGSGSGSRSRELSSVAVQSSIAEEDMKVDNGTFNCEEKTDVEHGKLDDHGNSFPVNANTQPAEPKSSERRKHHRAWTLCEVQKLVDGVAKYGAGRWSEIRRLAFASYSYRTPVDLKDKWRNLLRASLSQCSIEKGERNSRKYTSVPIPTPILSQVRELAELHAQAGLKLGTKKSTDNEGRAGVHEEGSGFL; the protein is encoded by the exons ATGGAGGTAGGGCAATTTCTTGAAGATGAAAAAGGTGAGCTCGCTTCAGTTGTCATTATTAACCATGATGGTAGGGAGGTTACTACCAAGAAGCCTGATTTAGAAG ATCTACTTCAATCTGAGAAGGCTGATGATTCAAGAAAGTCACATGCTGGGATTGAG GAAGAGATGTCGGGCAAATCTCTTAATTCTTCTCCCACGAGGATGGTCGTAGAGGATCAGATATCTGGGAGATCTAACATTTCATCTTGTATTGACAAGCTTCAGCCTGAGAATGCATCTAATGAAGGAATTCCAAGTTCTCTGGAACTCAGTACCATCCATATTGTTGAAGTGGGAATTGCTCAAAGATGTTCTAAGGCAACAAATAAGGATGAAGCTAGTAGTAAATCATCTGTTCCCAAGTCTTGCACTATCTCATTGCCAGATTTTTCTATTTTAAGTGGAGAGATCCGCCTGGATAATTTCTCAATAAGAGAATTACAGGAAGCTTTTAGAGCTACCTTTGGGCGCCAGACTTCCGTGAAAGATAAGTTATGGCTGAAACGGCGGATAGCGATGGGGTTAACTAATTCCTCTCATGTTCCAGATACTGATTTTGTTATCAAAGACAACAAAATAGTTCTCaatgaggaagaaaatagaaagcTACAGCCAACTCAAGCCGGATCTGGATCCTCTTTAGACATGCATGTAATAAATGCCAGTCCTAAAAAATTAGAAACTAGTATGATAGGTGCAATTTCAGATGAACAAGTGTCTGCTAAGAGACTGAAAACACCTTCCTCAAAAGATAATTCAAAAGATGATTATTATCAGATAGAGAAGTTTGTTGTCAAACGGATGAGGAAGCCCACAAAGCGGTATATTGAAGAACTCTCAGAGCATGAGGATATGGAATGTGCTGTTAAatcatactcttgctcaaaaaATCTAGAACGTGTTTAttccccttcaaaatcatcatgGGCTATTGGTGATGTTGATTTCCCTAACAGAATATTTTCTGCAAGATATATACCTCCTGCAGGATTCAAGTTTCAGGTTCCATTTGTACTTAGAGCCAGAAGATGTAGACCAAGAAAGGATTTCTCAGTTTTTATG AAGTACCAGTCCAGTGGTCTTTGTCCCACGGTAGAAGCATCTACTATGACTCCTGTTCAAGAAGAAAGTGGGAGTGGGAGTGGAAGCAGATCAAGGGAACTTAGTTCTGTTGCAGTCCAG AGTTCCATTGCTGAGGAAGACATGAAAGTGGATAATGGCACATTCAACTGTGAAGAAAAGACGGATGTAGAACATGGAAAGTTAGATGACCATGGCAACTCTTTTCCAGTTAATGCTAACACGCAGCCAGCAGAACCGAAGTCTAGTGAAAGGAGGAAGCATCACAGGGCTTGGACTCTGTGTGAGGTCCAGAAGCTAGTTGATGGAGTGGCTAAATATGGCGCTGGAAGATGGTCTGAGATTAGAAGACTTGCATTTGCCTCGTATTCTTATCGGACCCCTGTCGACCTTAAA GACAAATGGAGGAACCTACTAAGAGCTAGCTTATCACAGTGCTCAATTGAAAAGGGG GAAAGGAACTCCCGGAAATATACTTCAGTACCAATACCGACACCCATTCTATCTCAGGTGAGGGAATTAGCAGAACTCCATGCTCAGGCTGGTCTAAAACTCGGGACCAAGAAATCTACAGACAATGAAGGCAGAGCAGGCGTTCATGAAGAAGGATCTGGTTTTTTGTGA
- the LOC121995134 gene encoding putative leucine-rich repeat receptor-like serine/threonine-protein kinase At2g24130: MDSSEHQKLGTWASRSDVGPKDAYHIIITSLKELLTIFPHNLSASDLPLTTTTTTTTTPVHWLPSLLPHQLEVHLILPESSNHDNRAKLRASMTSSMVAKHAIFAFLLRLIAAVVAADRPLTPPLLLERDALLAFKSRLTEQGALTNWNRTTHVCDFVRVQCDRSRRHVTSLMLNSSQIAGPLSPTLTNLTQLIYLDLYDNNLTGSIPNEFSSWRLLRYLDLSFNRLVGTIPPSLGYISSLVYLALPHNNLKDEVPRSFFRNLSLIEFIDLSDNALSGQIPSGSENALPHLSFFNLYLNSLSGALPKWLSNSTDLFLLDVENNHLSGELPTEMIPHWSHLQILHLSDNNLTSHDNNTNLEPFFLALSNCSSLQQLEMGRLGVGGSLPTTLLNLSVLNLEGNRISGGIPSGISNLSSLTLLNLSGNLLRGPIPKEIFRLHELERLFISSNSLSSSIPVEISNATSLGLVDLSGNFLSGAIPTSIGNLSRRLAYLYLHNNRLSGSIPSSLGNCVSLMELDLSHNRLTGAIPREISGFLKIFLNLSNNFLHGHLPWELSKMAQVQEIDLSFNNLTGIIISQLSDCYELRLLDLSNNDLTGQLPPKLGDLRNLETLDVSFNKLDGEIPLTLNNCKSLTLLDLSNNDFNGSVPTGGVFTNLFYHGNPHLCGPLNRKACRRSSRSRKLLAIVAVGASVFAFVVTICCVKLIRKIWYLGIRGAGNGSSSPVVRSNYPRISHRELVEATEDFDLGRLIGSGSYGRVYRGVLRDGTNVAVKVLNLQTGNSTKSFNRECQVLKRIRHRNLMRIITACSHPDFKALVLPFMANGSLESHLHNDSCRLSLVQRASICSDIAEGMAYLHHHSPVKVIHCDLKPSNVLLNDEMTALVSDFGISRLVTTVGVGNTVENMGNSTVNMLYGSIGYIAPEYGYGSNPSTKGDVYSFGVLVLEVVTRKRPTDEMFGEGVSLHKWAKSHYHGREAMIIDSQLASEVRHQAPELRKIWDVGISEMLELGLLCTQESASSRPTMMDVADDLDRLKRYLAGDMTATFASSLGMSSSTFGETSQSNFGD; encoded by the exons ATGGACTCCTCTGAGCATCAGAAGCTCGGTACCTGGGCGAGCCGTAGTGATGTTGGTCCG AAAGATGCTTATCACATAATTATTACTAGTTTGAAAGAGCTCTTAACTATCTTCCCCCACAACCTCTCAGCCTCTGACCTTCCtctcaccaccaccaccaccaccaccaccactccCGTTCATtggcttccttctcttcttccacATCAACTTGAAGTACACTTGATTCTTCCTGAGAGTTCCAACCATGATAACAGAGCAAAGCTTCGAGCAAGCATGACATCCTCCATGGTGGCGAAGCACGCCATATTTGCATTTCTTCTCCGACTGATCGCCGCCGTAGTAGCGGCAGACCGCCCGCTCACTCCGCCACTACTCCTGGAAAGAGACGCGCTGTTGGCCTTCAAGAGCAGGCTAACTGAACAAGGGGCACTGACAAACTGGAATCGCACCACTCATGTTTGTGACTTTGTCCGTGTTCAATGTGATCGTTCACGTCGCCACGTGACGAGTCTGATGCTCAACAGCTCACAGATCGCCGGCCCTCTATCGCCGACGCTCACCAACCTCACTCAACTTATCTATCTAGACTTGTATGATAATAACCTCACCGGGAGCATACCGAATGAATTCTCCAGCTGGAGGCTTCTCCGTTACCTCGATTTGTCATTCAACCGCTTGGTcggtacgattcctccttcgCTCGGCTATATATCTTCCCTTGTTTATCTAGCTCTCCCACACAATAACTTAAAAGATGAGGTTCCGCGATCTTTCTTCCGTAATCTCAGTCTGATAGAATTCATAGATCTCTCTGACAATGCTCTGTCTGGCCAAATCCCGTCGGGCAGTGAAAATGCTCTTCCGCATTTGTCCTTCTTCAATCTGTATTTGAATAGCTTGTCCGGAGCTTTGCCAAAATGGCTATCGAATTCAACCGACTTGTTTTTGCTAGATGTCGAAAACAACCATCTTTCAGGTGAACTGCCCACCGAAATGATACCGCACTGGAGCCACCTTCAAATCCTTCACCTGTCTGATAACAATCTAACAAGCCACGACAACAACACCAACCTCGAGCCCTTCTTCCTCGCTCTCTCCAACTGTTCGAGTCTACAACAGCTTGAAATGGGAAGACTCGGTGTTGGTGGATCGCTGCCAACTACCCTGTTGAATTTGTCAGTTCTCAATCTCGAAGGCAATAGGATCTCTGGAGGAATCCCTTCCGGTATCTCAAACCTCTCTAGCTTGACGCTGTTGAATTTGTCTGGAAACCTTCTCAGGGGCCCGATCCCGAAAGAAATATTTCGACTACACGAGTTGGAGAGGTTGTTCATTTCTAGCAATTCTTTGTCGAGTTCGATCCCTGTGGAGATCTCAAATGCTACCTCACTCGGTTTGGTTGATTTATCAGGGAACTTCTTGTCTGGCGCAATTCCAACGAGCATAGGCAACCTTTCACGACGACTGGCATATTTGTATCTGCATAACAACCGGCTTTCGGGATCCATCCCTTCGAGTCTCGGCAACTGCGTTAGTTTGATGGAACTAGACTTGTCGCATAACCGATTGACAGGGGCGATCCCCCGGGAAATTTCAGGCTTTCTGAAGATATTTTTGAACCTCTCCAACAACTTTCTGCATGGGCATCTTCCGTGGGAGCTCAGCAAGATGGCGCAAGTCCAAGAGATCGATCTGTCCTTTAACAACCTCACTGGCATCATCATCTCTCAACTCTCAGACTGCTATGAGCTCAGGCTCCTCGATCTATCGAACAACGATCTCACTGGGCAGCTCCCGCCAAAACTTGGTGATCTTCGAAACCTCGAAACACTTGATGTTTCTTTCAACAAATTGGATGGGGAGATTCCCCTCACCCTCAACAACTGCAAAAGCTTAACCTTGCTAGACCTTTCAAACAATGATTTCAATGGCTCAGTACCGACCGGAGGGGTCTTCACCAACCTGTTCTACCATGGGAACCCACACCTCTGTGGGCCACTTAATCGAAAGGCCTGTCGTCGGAGCTCTCGCTCTCGTAAGCTCTTAGCCATCGTTGCCGTCGGTGCTTCAGTGTTTGCATTTGTAGTGACAATATGCTGTGTGAAGCTCATAAGAAAGATCTGGTATTTGGGTATCAGAGGTGCAGGGAATGGCAGTTCATCGCCGGTTGTCAGGTCTAACTACCCTCGAATCAGCCACCGCGAACTAGTGGAGGCGACAGAAGATTTCGATCTCGGAAGGCTGATTGGATCCGGTAGCTACGGGAGGGTCTATAGAGGTGTCCTGAGAGATGGCACCAATGTTGCAGTGAAAGTGTTGAACCTCCAAACCGGAAATTCGACCAAGAGTTTCAACAGGGAATGCCAAGTGCTGAAGAGAATTAGGCACAGGAACTTGATGAGGATCATAACAGCATGCAGCCATCCGGATTTCAAGGCTCTAGTGCTGCCATTCATGGCAAATGGCAGCCTTGAAAGCCACCTGCACAATGATTCTTGCCGTCTGAGCTTGGTGCAGAGGGCGAGCATTTGTAGTGACATTGCGGAAGGGATGGCCTACTTGCACCACCACTCGCCGGTGAAGGTCATCCACTGTGATCTGAAGCCCAGCAATGTGCTTCTCAACGATGAGATGACGGCTTTGGTCTCTgattttggtatttcaagattggTCACGACTGTTGGAGTAGGAAACACAGTCGAAAACATGGGGAATTCTACTGTTAACATGCTTTATGGATCCATTGGATACATAGCACCAG AATATGGCTATGGATCGAATCCATCAACAAAGGGTGATGTCTATAGCTTTGGTGTTCTAGTCCTGGAAGTGGTGACCCGAAAAAGGCCTACCGATGAAATGTTCGGAGAAGGAGTGAGCTTGCACAAGTGGGCGAAGAGTCATTACCATGGCCGAGAGGCAATGATCATAGACTCCCAATTGGCAAGTGAAGTGAGGCACCAAGCACCTGAATTGAGGAAAATTTGGGATGTTGGAATTTCTGAGATGCTAGAGTTGGGTCTGCTCTGCACGCAGGAGAGTGCCTCGTCCAGACCAACAATGATGGATGTTGCCGATGACTTAGACCGGTTGAAGAGATATCTCGCAGGCGACATGACTGCCACCTTTGCTTCCTCCCTCGGTATGTCATCCTCCACCTTCGGAGAGACGAGCCAATCAAACTTCGGCGACTAG
- the LOC121997363 gene encoding uncharacterized protein LOC121997363 isoform X2: MEVGQFLEDEKDLLQSEKADDSRKSHAGIEEEMSGKSLNSSPTRMVVEDQISGRSNISSCIDKLQPENASNEGIPSSLELSTIHIVEVGIAQRCSKATNKDEASSKSSVPKSCTISLPDFSILSGEIRLDNFSIRELQEAFRATFGRQTSVKDKLWLKRRIAMGLTNSSHVPDTDFVIKDNKIVLNEEENRKLQPTQAGSGSSLDMHVINASPKKLETSMIGAISDEQVSAKRLKTPSSKDNSKDDYYQIEKFVVKRMRKPTKRYIEELSEHEDMECAVKSYSCSKNLERVYSPSKSSWAIGDVDFPNRIFSARYIPPAGFKFQVPFVLRARRCRPRKDFSVFMKYQSSGLCPTVEASTMTPVQEESGSGSGSRSRELSSVAVQSSIAEEDMKVDNGTFNCEEKTDVEHGKLDDHGNSFPVNANTQPAEPKSSERRKHHRAWTLCEVQKLVDGVAKYGAGRWSEIRRLAFASYSYRTPVDLKDKWRNLLRASLSQCSIEKGERNSRKYTSVPIPTPILSQVRELAELHAQAGLKLGTKKSTDNEGRAGVHEEGSGFL, encoded by the exons ATGGAGGTAGGGCAATTTCTTGAAGATGAAAAAG ATCTACTTCAATCTGAGAAGGCTGATGATTCAAGAAAGTCACATGCTGGGATTGAG GAAGAGATGTCGGGCAAATCTCTTAATTCTTCTCCCACGAGGATGGTCGTAGAGGATCAGATATCTGGGAGATCTAACATTTCATCTTGTATTGACAAGCTTCAGCCTGAGAATGCATCTAATGAAGGAATTCCAAGTTCTCTGGAACTCAGTACCATCCATATTGTTGAAGTGGGAATTGCTCAAAGATGTTCTAAGGCAACAAATAAGGATGAAGCTAGTAGTAAATCATCTGTTCCCAAGTCTTGCACTATCTCATTGCCAGATTTTTCTATTTTAAGTGGAGAGATCCGCCTGGATAATTTCTCAATAAGAGAATTACAGGAAGCTTTTAGAGCTACCTTTGGGCGCCAGACTTCCGTGAAAGATAAGTTATGGCTGAAACGGCGGATAGCGATGGGGTTAACTAATTCCTCTCATGTTCCAGATACTGATTTTGTTATCAAAGACAACAAAATAGTTCTCaatgaggaagaaaatagaaagcTACAGCCAACTCAAGCCGGATCTGGATCCTCTTTAGACATGCATGTAATAAATGCCAGTCCTAAAAAATTAGAAACTAGTATGATAGGTGCAATTTCAGATGAACAAGTGTCTGCTAAGAGACTGAAAACACCTTCCTCAAAAGATAATTCAAAAGATGATTATTATCAGATAGAGAAGTTTGTTGTCAAACGGATGAGGAAGCCCACAAAGCGGTATATTGAAGAACTCTCAGAGCATGAGGATATGGAATGTGCTGTTAAatcatactcttgctcaaaaaATCTAGAACGTGTTTAttccccttcaaaatcatcatgGGCTATTGGTGATGTTGATTTCCCTAACAGAATATTTTCTGCAAGATATATACCTCCTGCAGGATTCAAGTTTCAGGTTCCATTTGTACTTAGAGCCAGAAGATGTAGACCAAGAAAGGATTTCTCAGTTTTTATG AAGTACCAGTCCAGTGGTCTTTGTCCCACGGTAGAAGCATCTACTATGACTCCTGTTCAAGAAGAAAGTGGGAGTGGGAGTGGAAGCAGATCAAGGGAACTTAGTTCTGTTGCAGTCCAG AGTTCCATTGCTGAGGAAGACATGAAAGTGGATAATGGCACATTCAACTGTGAAGAAAAGACGGATGTAGAACATGGAAAGTTAGATGACCATGGCAACTCTTTTCCAGTTAATGCTAACACGCAGCCAGCAGAACCGAAGTCTAGTGAAAGGAGGAAGCATCACAGGGCTTGGACTCTGTGTGAGGTCCAGAAGCTAGTTGATGGAGTGGCTAAATATGGCGCTGGAAGATGGTCTGAGATTAGAAGACTTGCATTTGCCTCGTATTCTTATCGGACCCCTGTCGACCTTAAA GACAAATGGAGGAACCTACTAAGAGCTAGCTTATCACAGTGCTCAATTGAAAAGGGG GAAAGGAACTCCCGGAAATATACTTCAGTACCAATACCGACACCCATTCTATCTCAGGTGAGGGAATTAGCAGAACTCCATGCTCAGGCTGGTCTAAAACTCGGGACCAAGAAATCTACAGACAATGAAGGCAGAGCAGGCGTTCATGAAGAAGGATCTGGTTTTTTGTGA